Proteins from one Sabethes cyaneus chromosome 2, idSabCyanKW18_F2, whole genome shotgun sequence genomic window:
- the LOC128736303 gene encoding beta-galactoside alpha-2,6-sialyltransferase 2, translating to MLHSLMSRNYWNNFLLLLTFLFALAASVWHVVGIYHTETDTHRYDKRSVFYVKYNSSERQLKAGVEKPSITTNEQDAPRTRPHFSTSKKANVAFDPTKFICTESNTTDCVNKTQIFKAKVISEFRRVLKESFEENHYYNVRYERIKGDETEVCRLRRASVRTISWRDPPFDWNELGSYIPVQPLFSQKNASCAVIASAGSLKGSRLGNFIDQHDIVMRFNHAPTKKFETDVGTKTTVRVVNSQVVTKPEFKLLTAKLFRNISIAAWDPGKFDQSLKDWIKEPDFNLFDNFKKYHDKYPGANFHLVDPRSIWRAWTALQDKMDVKIMRNPPTSGFIGLGLLMPACRFVDMIEYIPSSRMNGLCHYYDTEINSVCTFGSWHPLAAEKLYVLRMNSASDFSTFQRGIVRIKLTDDNGC from the exons ATGTTGCATTCGTTGATGTCGCGCAACTATTGGAACAATTTTCTGTTGCTTCTGACATTTCTGTTCGCACTTGCCGCATCGGTCTGGCATGTAGTAG GCATTTATCATACCGAAACAGACACCCATCGGTACGATAAGCGAAGTGTTTTCTACGTCAAATACAACTCGAGCGAGCGACAGCTGAAGGCGGGTGTGGAAAAACCTTCGATTACAACCAACGAACAGGATGCACCCCGGACCCGGCCCCACTTTAGTACCTCCAAGAAGGCGAATGTCGCCTTCGATCCGACAAAGTTTATTTGCACTGAGTCTAACACTACCGATTGCGTCAACAAAACGCAAATTTTCAAGGCGAAAGTTATTTCCGAATTTCGACGGGTACTGAAGGAATCGTTTGAAGAGAATCATTATTATAATGTGCGTTATGAGCGAATAAAAGGCGATGAAACTGAGGTTTGCCGTTTGAGACGAGCCTCGGTTAGAACCATTTCCTGGCGAGATCCGCCATTCGATTGGAACGAACTGGGAAGTTACATCCCGGTGCAGCCGTTGTTTAGTCAGAAAAATGCTTCTTGTGCCGTGATCGCCAGTGCGGGCTCACTGAAAGGTTCCAGGCTTGGCAACTTCATCGATCAACACGATATCGTGATGCGCTTCAATCATGCACCCACGAAAAAGTTCGAGACCGATGTCGGAACGAAGACTACTGTTCGGGTCGTGAACTCTCAGGTAGTGACTAAGCCGGAGTTTAAATTGCTGACTGCCAAATTGTTTCGAAATATTTCGATAGCAGCGTGGGATCCGGGAAAATTCGATCAAAGTCTTAAGGATTG GATAAAAGAACCCGACTTTAATTTGTTCGACaacttcaaaaaatatcatGACAAATATCCAGGAGCAAACTTTCACCTTGTTGACCCGCGGAGCATTTGGCGGGCATGGACTGCACTGCAAGACAAAATGGATGTCAAAATTATGCGAAATCCTCCGACTTCTGGTTTTATTG GACTTGGTCTCCTGATGCCTGCCTGCCGTTTCGTAGACATGATTGAGTACATCCCAAGCAGTCGAATGAATGGCCTTTGCCACTATTACGATACAGAG ATTAATTCTGTGTGCACTTTCGGCTCGTGGCATCCATTGGCGGCAGAGAAATTGTACGTTCTTCGGATGAACTCAGCCAGTGACTTTAGCACTTTCCAGCGGGGAATTGTTCGGATCAAACTGACGGATGACAATGGGTGTTAA